From the genome of Streptomyces ficellus:
GCCTCCGGCACGCCCAGGAGCTCGCAGATCATCAGCGCCGGGACGGGGTGGGCGTACGCCTCGACGAGGTCGACGGCGGGTCCGTTCCGCTCCATGGCGTCCAGGTGCTGGGCGGTGATCTCCTCGACGCGGGAGGTCAGTTGCCGCATCCGGCGCACCGTGAACTTGCCGGCGAGCAGCCGCCGGTAGCGGGTGTGCTCGGGTGCGTCCATCGCGGTCATGTCGCCGACCGTGCCGGGCGGCAACGGGCCTTCGGGGCCGCCGGGGATGGGGAAGTGCATCAGCTCCTGCCGCGAGCTGAAGCGGGGGTCGGCCGCGATCGCGCGGACGGTGGCGTAGCCGGTGGCCAGCCAGCCGAGGTGGCCGTCGGGGTAGCGCAGCCGGGTGAGCGGCTCCCGCTCGCGTAGCGGCGCCAGTCCGGCGGGCGGGTCGAAGGGGCAGCCCTCGGGCCGCTCGTACGGTAAGGCGGTGACGTGCTGGTCCATGGTGATGCCTCCTGGGTGGGGGGGTGGGTGCGTACGGGTCCGGGTCAGCGGGTGGCGCCGCGGTTGAACACGGAGCGGGCCCACAGGTAGCCGACGAGGCTGAGCCCGGCGCACCAGGCGAGCGCGAGGAGCCCGTCGCCGCCGATCTCCGTGCCCATCAGCAGCCCGCGGAGGGTCTCGATGACCGGGGTGAAGGGCTGGTACTCGGCGAACCAGCGCAGCCCGGTGGGCATGGAGTCGGTCGGGACGATCGCGCTGCCGAGGAAGGGCAGGAACGTCATCGGCATGGGGATGTTGCTGGCGGTCTCCACGTTCTTGGCCACCAGTCCGATGCCCGCGGACAGCCACGTCAGCGCCAGGGTCAGCAGGGTGAGCAGGCCGGCGGCCGCGAGCCACTCGACCGCCGTGGCGTTCGGCCGGAAGCCCACGAGCAGGGCCACCGCGACGACGAGGGTGATGCTCAGCATCGTCTGGATCACGCTGCCGGCGACATGGCCGGTCAGGAAGGCCGCGCGGGAGATCGCCATCGTCCGGAACCGGTTGACGATGCCTTCGGTCATGTCGACGGAGACGGCCACGGCCGTGCCGAGCGCTCCGGACGTCGCCGCCATCAGGATGATGCCGGGCGCCAGGTAGTCGATGTAGTCGACGCTTCCGGCGCCGGCCGCCGCCGGGCCGATCCCGGTGCCCAGCGCCCCGCCGAAGACGTAGGTGAAGAGCAGGAGCATCAGCACCGGCATCGCGACGACGGAGATGGTCAGGGACGGGTAGCGCAGCGCGTGCTTCAGGTTGCGCCGCAGCATCGTCCTGGAGTCGCGTGCGGCGTAGGAGAGGGTGGTCATCGGGTGCTCCCGGTGAGGGTGAGGAAGACGTCGTCGAGGTCGGGGGTGTGGACGGAGAGCGACTCGGCCTCGACCGACGCCGCGTCCAGGGCGTCGAGGACGGCCCGGAGGGTCGGTACGCGGCCGTCGCCGGGGACGTCGAGGGTGAGCGCCTCGGTGTCGCGTGTGCCGGTGCCGAAGAGCGCGGCGGCCGCCTCGAGCCGGTCCTCGTCGGCGAACTGGAGACGGATGTGGCCGCCGGGGATGCGGCGCTTCAGCTCCTCCGCGGTGCCCTGGGCGACGATGTGGCCCCGGTCCAGGACGGCGATCCGGTCGGCGAGCTGGTCGGCCTCCTCCAGGTACTGCGTCGTCAGGAAGATGGTGACCCCCTCGTCGACGACGAGGCTGCGGATGATCTCCCACATGGTGCGGCGGCTGCGCGGGTCGAGGCCGGTGGTGGGCTCGTCGAGGAAGATGACGCGCGGGTCGCCGACCAGGGTCATGGCGAGGTCGAGCTTGCGCCGCATGCCGCCCGAGAAGGTGACGACGGGCTTGGTGGCGGCCTCGGTCAGCTCGAACCGGCTCAGCAGGTCGGCGGCGCGGCGCCGTCCCTCGCGGCGGGACAGGTGGTGCAGGTCCGCCATGAGGTGCAGGTTCTCCTCGGCGGTGAGCAGGTTGTCGACCGCCGAGAACTGCCCGGTCACGCCGATCGTCCGGCGTACGGCGTCCGCCTCGTCCACCAGGTCGTGACCCGCGAGCCGGGCCTGGCCGGCGTCGGCGGGGATCAGCGTGGAGAGGATCTGCACGGTGGTGGTCTTGCCCGCGCCGTTGGGTCCGAGGAGCGCGAAGACCGAGCCCTCGGGGATGTGCAGGTCGATGCCGTCGAGGACCACTTTGTCGCCGTACGACTTGGCCAGCCCGGTGGCGGTGATCGCGGCGCGGGGGCCGGGCGTGCCGGGCGCGGAGGCCGCCCGGGGGACGGACGCGGACGGGGACGGGGGCCGGGTGGCGGACGGGGGCCGGGTGGCGGACGGGGGCGTGGGCCTGGTCATGGGCGGTCCTGTCTCGGGTGGGAGCGGGCGCGGACGGGGTACGGAGGGGCTACGGGGATACGGAGCGGCTGACGGGGACGGGTGGGCGGGCGGGCTCAGGGGCGGCGGATCACGATGTCGCCGGCCGAGGTGCGGGCGCGGACCCGCACGGTCTCCGGCGTCCGTCCGGTGCCCTCCGGCCCGCCGACGCCGTCGCGGATCCTCCCGGCGCGGGTGCTGACGTCGAGCACGGCGGCGGCGGGCTCGCGGACGCCGACCTCCAGGGCGCCGGCGGCGGCTTCGAGGACGACCCGGCCGCGTGCCACGTCGCCGATCCGGATGCCGCCGTACCCGGACCTGGCGTCGACCCCGGCGTGGGCCACCCCCACGGTGATGCGGCCGTTGGAGGAGTCGGCCCGTACGTCGCCGCCCGCCTCGCCCAGCACGGTCTCGCCGTTGGCGTTCCGGAGGGTCACCGTGCCCGTGACCTCGCCGATGTCGACCCGGCCCGCACCGGTGACGTCGGCGTCCCCGCTCGCGCGGTCGACGCGGATGTCGCCGAAGCCGGTCCTGAGCGTCACGGCCGCGGCCTCCTCGATCCGGATGTCACCGAAGGAGGTCGTGAGCCGGCAGTCCCCGAGGCGCCCTTCGGCGTGGAAGTCGGCCATGGGCCAGGTGCCCGTCACGTCGGAGCCGGCCGGCAGGTGGACGGTCACGTCGACCGATCCGGCCTTGCCGAACGGGGAGCGCTTCCTGGGCCCCCTGATCCGCAGGGCGCCGTCGGCGCAGGTGACCTCGGTCCGTTCCGCGGCCCGTACGTCGGCTTCCTCGGCGCTGTCGGACGGCAGCACCCGCACGACGGTGTCCGTGCGCTTGCCGGCCGCGATGCGGACGGTGCCGACCTCGAACGCGATGTCGGCGGTGAGGGGCTGCGGGGTGTCGAAAGAAGGCATGACGGTTCCGTCCTCATGGGTGTGGGTGGCTTCGGTGGAGCGGGTGCGAGCGGCCGCGCCGCGTTCGCAATGCCATAGTGGCACCATCATGGCGCCATCGCAAGCGCCATTGACATCTTTATGGCACCGCATGGCATTACATAAGTGCCACTCATGCGCCGGATGGCGCCTTGTGGCGCCACCTGGCGTCACCCGGCGTCACCCGGCGCCATCACCGCCGCGGACCCGTGCCCTCCCCGGGCGGGGCGGCGTTGTCGGGGTACCGCCGATCACCCGGAACCCCCGACCGGAAGGAAGCCCATGACCAGGAACCGCCGCCTGACCGCCCGTATCGCCGCCACCACGGCCGCCACCGCCACCCTCGCCCTCGGTGCCGCCGCCTCCGCGCAGGCGGCGGCCGCCGACCCGCTGAGCGGCCTCACCGGTGGCCTCCCCGTGGGCACCACGCTCCCCGCCGAACTGCCGGCCGGCCTCCCCGACGGCGCGTCCGGCCCCCTCGGCGGCGTGGCCGCGCCGCTCGGCAGCGCCGGCCGGCTCGGCGCGTCCGGTGCCACCCAGTTCGCCCAGGGTCTGGTGATGGCCCTCTCCGCGGTGCGGTGACGATCACGGCGTGCGGCCCGGGGCCGCGGCACGGTGCTGACGCGCCGGGCCGCGGCCCCGACGCGTCCGCCCTCAGCCGCCGCGCGGGGCGTACATGATGACCGCCATGCCGGCCAGGCAGACGAGCGCGCCGAGGACGTCGAAGCGGTCGGGCCGGTAGCCGTCGGCGACCATGCCCCACACGAGCGAACCGGCGACGAAGACCCCGCCGTAGGCGGCCAGGACGCGGCCGAACTCGGCGTCGCTCTGGAAGGTGGCCACCACCCCGTACAGGCCGAGGGCGATCACTCCGGCGCCGATCCAGACCCAGCCCCGGTGCTCCCGGAGGCCCTGCCACACCAGCCAGGCGCCTCCGATCTCGAACAGCGCGGCGACGGCGAACAGGGCGACGGATCGGGCGACGTGCACGGCGGCGGGTCCTTCTTCCGGAGGCGGGGGCTCCAGCATCCCCGACCGTCCCCGGTTCACCGATTCCCCGCACCAGGCAACGCGACGTGCCCCCACGCCCTCTTCCGGCTCGGCAACCCGCCCCCCACGAAGGGAAGCATGGTGGTTACGAGCACTCCGAGACGAACGGCCCTCGCCCTCACCGTGATCGGCGCCGTACTGGCGCCCGTGTCACCGGCGTTCGCCGCACCAGCGGCCCCGGCGGCACCCGCCCCGCCCGCCGTCGACCTCCGGGCGGACGTGAACCGGGACGGCCGCGTCGACGTCACCGGCGCCACCGACACCGCGGGCGAGGACACCTGGACGCAGGGCCGGGGCGCGGTGTTCCTGCCCAACATCGACGACGACACCAAGCGGTGCCCGGCCACCGCGCCCGGCGGCAAGCCGCTGTCCGACGCGAAGCTCGCGGCCTGCAACGACGCGGCCGACGCCGTCGTCAACGGCACCGCCGACCTCGCCGACATGGCCCGCGTCCGCGCCGTACCGATGGCCGGTCTGCCCGCAACCGCCACCGGCTCGGTGAGCGTCCCGTCCGGCGGCAAGCACACCCGCGTGTTCGTCAAGCGCACCGGCGGCTGGGCGCACGTCACCGGCAAGACCCGCCTGACCGCCGCCGAGCTGCGCGCGGGCCTGGAGTTCGCGGTCGAGAGCACCGACATCGTCCGCGACAGCAAGGTGTGGGACGGGCGCGGCGTGATCCGCCTGACCGTGGCCACGCCCGGCCGGCCGGCCACGTCCGACGACATCACCCTGCGCGTGGCACCGCTGCTGACGCACCACCACCTCCAGAAGGCGCAGCAGGTGATGGTCACCAGGGTGCCCGGCAAGGAGGACTTCGAGCGCCGCCAGCAGGCGTTCGTCGGCGGGCTCGCCAAGGAGGCGAAGGCGGCCGGGATCACCGCGCCGCTCGTCACCTTCGACAGGTACCAGGACATCTGGGCGCAGGACTTCGTGGAGCCCGGCTATGTGAGCATGACCGGCCCCGACGGCCGCCGCCAGGTCATACGCGTCATGATCCGCTCGGCGCAGCCCGACCGCGAGGCGGGCCGCGAGCTGTTCGAGAAGCTGCGCGGCAACGGCGTCGGTGTCGTCCAGGTCTCCGGGGTCCGCGACTCGGAGGAGTGGACCCTGAACTCGATGGGGAACCTGGAGACGATCCCCCCGTACGCGCACGGCGGCCGGTCCTTCCCGGCCGGGCGCATCATCATGGGTGAGCGCAAGGACGACGGCTCCAAGCCCGCGCAGGCGATGCGGACGATGCTGGCGTCCCAGGGCTTCCAGGACCCGCTGCTGCTGGACACGTCGTGGCTGCACGTCGGGCACGTCGACGAGTTCGTGCAGTTCCTGCCCGCGCCGGGCACCCCGCGCGGCTGGCGGATCGGCATCGCCGACCCCGACGCCGGGATGAAGCTGCTGCGGGACGCGCAGAAGGCCGGGCACGGCAAGACCCGGATGTTCTCGGTGCCGGACTCCGTGGAGCGCTACGCCCCGAAGGAGACCATCGACCAGGCGCTCGCCTCCAAGGAACTCGTCGCCGACAACGCCCTGGCCGCCGCCCGGATCAAGGCCAACCTGGCGGTGCTCCAGCGGGAGACGGGCGTGACGGACGCCGAGGTGGTGCGCGTACCGGCGCTGTACACGCGCGGCAAGGAGCAGGTGGGCGAGCGCGGCGACCGGATGCCCCGGCTGTCGCGGCTGGGCGCCGGCGAGGTGCCGGAGGCGGTCAGCGAGTACGGCCAGCAGCAGAACCTGACCCGCCGCGACGGCCGGGTCGCCGGCCCCGGCACCGTCATGACCAGTGCGTACGTCCCCGGCGCCGTCAACGGCGTCCTGCTGGGCGGCGACCGTTACCTGGCGCCGCGCCAGTGGGGTCCGGTGATCGGCGGCAAGGACGTCTTCACCGCCGCCGTGACGGCCGCCTACACGGGCGCCGGGATGAAGGTGTCGTACATCGACGACTGGTACACCTACCACCTCGGCATGGGCGAGGTGCACTGCGGGACGAACACCCTCCGGGACGCCTCCGCCGCGTGGTGGAAGCGGTAGACAGCGGGGAGCATGGGTGATGTGCCCACGCTCGTCGGAACCTCCGGGTGGCAGTACACGGACTGGCGCGGCGGCCTCTATCCGGACGGGCTGCCGCAGCGGCTCTGGCTGGAGGAGTACGTCCGCCGCTTCGCGACCGTGGAGAACAACAACGCCTTCTACCGGCTGCCCACCCGGGAGGTCTTCACCGCCTGGCACGACCGGACCCCCGAGGGGTTCGTGATGGCGGTGAAGGCCAGCCGGTACCTGACGCACATCAAACGGCTGCGCGACCCCGAGGAGCCGGTCGCGCGGCTGATGGGCCGTGCGGCGGGCCTCGGCGACCGGCTGGGGCCCGTCCTGGTGCAGCTGCCGCCGAACTTCCGCGAGGACACCGGCGCCCTGGACGCCTGCCTGCGCCGCTTCCCGGACACGGTCCGGGTGGCGGTGGAGCTGCGCCACCCGTCGTGGTGGGAGGCGGAGCGGGAGCTGCGGGCGGTGCTGGAGCGGTACGGCGCCGCCCTGTGCTGGGCCGACCGGGGTTCGCGCCCCGTGACACCGCTGTGGCGCACGGCGCCCTGGGGGTACGTCCGGTTCCACGAGGGCGCCGCCCGGCCCTGGCCCCGCTACGGGCGCCGGGCGCTGGCGTCCTGGGCGGGGCGCGTCGCGGACGCCTGGGCGGACGAGGACGACGTGTACGCGTACTTCAACAACGACCCGGGCGGTGCGGCCGTCGTGGACGCCGCCGTGTTCGCGCGGGCGGCGGCCGCCCTCGGCCGGACGGTGACGCGTACGCCCTCCTTCTGATGCCCCGGCGCCGTAAAATCCGTGAACGGATCTTGTGGACAAGCGACTTGGGGGGCACATGGTCACGGTCCTGTTCGTGCACGGCACGGGGGTGCGCGAGCCCTCGTACACCGTCGCCCTGGAGGCCGTCCGCGCCGGCCTCGCGCGCGTGCGGCCCGACGCGCGGGTCGAGCCGTGCGACTGGGGCTCGGCCCTCGGCTCGTACCTGCGGGCGGGCGGCGTCTCCATCCCCGGGTACGTCAGCGACGGCGCCCTGCCGGTGCGGGAGGACGACGAGGACCGGCTC
Proteins encoded in this window:
- a CDS encoding YnfA family protein, with protein sequence MHVARSVALFAVAALFEIGGAWLVWQGLREHRGWVWIGAGVIALGLYGVVATFQSDAEFGRVLAAYGGVFVAGSLVWGMVADGYRPDRFDVLGALVCLAGMAVIMYAPRGG
- a CDS encoding protein-arginine deiminase domain-containing protein, which encodes MVVTSTPRRTALALTVIGAVLAPVSPAFAAPAAPAAPAPPAVDLRADVNRDGRVDVTGATDTAGEDTWTQGRGAVFLPNIDDDTKRCPATAPGGKPLSDAKLAACNDAADAVVNGTADLADMARVRAVPMAGLPATATGSVSVPSGGKHTRVFVKRTGGWAHVTGKTRLTAAELRAGLEFAVESTDIVRDSKVWDGRGVIRLTVATPGRPATSDDITLRVAPLLTHHHLQKAQQVMVTRVPGKEDFERRQQAFVGGLAKEAKAAGITAPLVTFDRYQDIWAQDFVEPGYVSMTGPDGRRQVIRVMIRSAQPDREAGRELFEKLRGNGVGVVQVSGVRDSEEWTLNSMGNLETIPPYAHGGRSFPAGRIIMGERKDDGSKPAQAMRTMLASQGFQDPLLLDTSWLHVGHVDEFVQFLPAPGTPRGWRIGIADPDAGMKLLRDAQKAGHGKTRMFSVPDSVERYAPKETIDQALASKELVADNALAAARIKANLAVLQRETGVTDAEVVRVPALYTRGKEQVGERGDRMPRLSRLGAGEVPEAVSEYGQQQNLTRRDGRVAGPGTVMTSAYVPGAVNGVLLGGDRYLAPRQWGPVIGGKDVFTAAVTAAYTGAGMKVSYIDDWYTYHLGMGEVHCGTNTLRDASAAWWKR
- a CDS encoding DUF4097 family beta strand repeat-containing protein, giving the protein MPSFDTPQPLTADIAFEVGTVRIAAGKRTDTVVRVLPSDSAEEADVRAAERTEVTCADGALRIRGPRKRSPFGKAGSVDVTVHLPAGSDVTGTWPMADFHAEGRLGDCRLTTSFGDIRIEEAAAVTLRTGFGDIRVDRASGDADVTGAGRVDIGEVTGTVTLRNANGETVLGEAGGDVRADSSNGRITVGVAHAGVDARSGYGGIRIGDVARGRVVLEAAAGALEVGVREPAAAVLDVSTRAGRIRDGVGGPEGTGRTPETVRVRARTSAGDIVIRRP
- a CDS encoding DUF72 domain-containing protein → MPTLVGTSGWQYTDWRGGLYPDGLPQRLWLEEYVRRFATVENNNAFYRLPTREVFTAWHDRTPEGFVMAVKASRYLTHIKRLRDPEEPVARLMGRAAGLGDRLGPVLVQLPPNFREDTGALDACLRRFPDTVRVAVELRHPSWWEAERELRAVLERYGAALCWADRGSRPVTPLWRTAPWGYVRFHEGAARPWPRYGRRALASWAGRVADAWADEDDVYAYFNNDPGGAAVVDAAVFARAAAALGRTVTRTPSF
- a CDS encoding ABC transporter permease, yielding MTTLSYAARDSRTMLRRNLKHALRYPSLTISVVAMPVLMLLLFTYVFGGALGTGIGPAAAGAGSVDYIDYLAPGIILMAATSGALGTAVAVSVDMTEGIVNRFRTMAISRAAFLTGHVAGSVIQTMLSITLVVAVALLVGFRPNATAVEWLAAAGLLTLLTLALTWLSAGIGLVAKNVETASNIPMPMTFLPFLGSAIVPTDSMPTGLRWFAEYQPFTPVIETLRGLLMGTEIGGDGLLALAWCAGLSLVGYLWARSVFNRGATR
- a CDS encoding ATP-binding cassette domain-containing protein is translated as MTRPTPPSATRPPSATRPPSPSASVPRAASAPGTPGPRAAITATGLAKSYGDKVVLDGIDLHIPEGSVFALLGPNGAGKTTTVQILSTLIPADAGQARLAGHDLVDEADAVRRTIGVTGQFSAVDNLLTAEENLHLMADLHHLSRREGRRRAADLLSRFELTEAATKPVVTFSGGMRRKLDLAMTLVGDPRVIFLDEPTTGLDPRSRRTMWEIIRSLVVDEGVTIFLTTQYLEEADQLADRIAVLDRGHIVAQGTAEELKRRIPGGHIRLQFADEDRLEAAAALFGTGTRDTEALTLDVPGDGRVPTLRAVLDALDAASVEAESLSVHTPDLDDVFLTLTGSTR